A section of the Gloeobacter violaceus PCC 7421 genome encodes:
- a CDS encoding sulfotransferase domain-containing protein — translation MKNPPIRLMVAGAHKAGTTSLKDYLGQHPDIATHDQTEYCGFLADVQYAKGYDATFRQYFPEASPGHSTIIAKCIEVMYQPKMVQRLYEHNPDCRIVLLLRHPIDRAYSAYWYLRCKAWEESPSFEQALAEEPERLRSNNIRVFSGAYLNRSTYYKHLANLYNTFGEHRVQVFLVDDLKKDPAAVCRKIFEAAGVDGAFTPSFERRSNAAALSRSVELTKMMTSDNDHFLRAMIRPFLPSKLRYTIRKALLSLNEKPFTPPPMKPETRQRLIEYFLPHNGALSSMLDRPLHSWNR, via the coding sequence ATGAAAAATCCGCCCATTCGCTTGATGGTCGCTGGCGCCCACAAGGCCGGCACGACATCGCTAAAAGACTATCTAGGCCAACATCCAGACATCGCCACCCACGATCAAACAGAATATTGCGGCTTCCTTGCCGATGTACAGTACGCCAAGGGCTACGATGCCACCTTCAGGCAGTACTTCCCGGAAGCGAGCCCAGGGCACTCGACGATCATCGCCAAGTGCATCGAGGTGATGTACCAGCCGAAGATGGTCCAGCGCCTGTACGAACACAATCCCGACTGCCGGATTGTGCTGTTGCTGCGCCATCCCATCGACCGTGCCTACTCCGCCTACTGGTACTTGCGCTGCAAGGCCTGGGAAGAGTCGCCTTCCTTCGAGCAAGCTCTGGCGGAGGAGCCCGAGCGGCTGCGCAGCAACAACATCCGGGTATTCTCGGGAGCCTACCTCAACCGCAGCACTTACTACAAACATTTGGCCAATCTCTACAACACGTTCGGAGAGCACCGCGTCCAAGTCTTCCTGGTGGACGATTTGAAGAAAGATCCCGCCGCAGTATGCCGCAAGATCTTTGAAGCGGCCGGGGTCGATGGGGCGTTTACACCTTCATTTGAGCGGCGTTCAAACGCTGCTGCCCTGTCGCGATCGGTGGAACTGACCAAGATGATGACCTCCGACAACGACCATTTCCTCAGGGCGATGATCAGGCCCTTTCTACCTTCAAAGCTGCGCTACACCATCCGCAAAGCCCTGCTTAGCCTCAATGAGAAACCGTTTACTCCGCCGCCGATGAAACCCGAGACTCGGCAACGCCTTATTGAGTATTTTCTCCCCCACAACGGCGCCCTCAGTTCGATGCTTGATCGACCGCTGCACAGTTGGAATCGTTGA